A section of the Sebastes fasciatus isolate fSebFas1 chromosome 21, fSebFas1.pri, whole genome shotgun sequence genome encodes:
- the gramd1c gene encoding protein Aster-C isoform X3, with protein MRATDDMTTPFRAAEQMDQGSNRSGVGSDYITDESTSMVDVRWSSDEEEYQWRSHVLPQGSDPQGPCLAAPQTPLPNYKQRFDEFRKLFKELPESERLIVDYPCALQRDILLQGRLYLAENWLCFYSNVFRGTKIVLTLKDIMAMTREKTARLIPNAIQICTNTDKFFFTSFSAREKSYQGVFRMWQNTLLDKPMTSLELWQMVKQHYGHDLGLSHEEMENLQISAESSMQTSLSPRPGGDEGRLDRPPTLRLPGMEHSPLESSSPQGEDPPSPLGLLNLPNVDDSRSPSTSRRSPVPSLLRLATDRDSKHSSLSLDLNANENDASEQSGSESIEDGMEERVGLTQVPAGRLYVNKVFHISAQKMFDLLFSDSSFLRRFMDIRKTTNASSTAWQKDAAGNMKRTLTYTITISNPLIGKFSTATEYQTLYKESRDGQYYLLDSEVYTHDVPYHDYFYTQNRYYIMSNSKRKCRLRVYTDVKYKKQPWGLVKSFITKNSWSGIEENFRQLEAELLEEEAEMNQGGGDSGKMGGLRRRRRTYSRTMPEHMKLNKQYGQDPDQHRDGNMGPMEINSMHRWNTTTLVAGMSVILLILTVMNLGLFFKLWAMEDVAHRMYLSTKHRLRERSEASLAPEYAARQGPGYRTIEDAQLLKTVLQDSINLLEQLRSSLVVLQQNFALANRTAAPQ; from the exons GATGAGGAAGAG TATCAGTGGCGTTCACATGTGCTCCCCCAGGGCTCCGACCCTCAGGGGCCGTGTCTCGCGGCACCTCAGACTCCTCTGCCCAACTACAAACAGAGGTTTGATGAATTTAGGAAGCTGTTCAAAGAGCTGCCGGAGTCAGAGAGACTCATAGTGG actACCCGTGTGCCCTCCAGCGGGACATCCTCCTTCAGGGACGCCTCTACCTCGCAGAGAACTGGCTCTGTTTCTACAGCAATGTGTTTCGTGGTACGAAG attgtaCTGACTCTTAAAGACATCATGGCTATGACCAGAGAGAAAACCGCTCGTCTGATTCCCAATGCAATCCAGAtctgcacaaacacagacaag TTCTTCTTCACATCCTTCTCGGCAAGAGAGAAAAGTTACCAGGGTGTTTTCCGCATGTGGCAAAACACACTGTTGGACAAG CCTATGACCAGCTTGGAGTTGTGGCAGATGGTTAAACAGCATTATGGGCATGACCTGGGCCTGAGCCATGAAGAGATGGAGAACTTACAGATATCGGCAGAATCGAGCATGCAGACCAG cCTGTCACCGAGGCCTGGTGGTGATGAGGGGAGGCTGGATCGCCCCCCGACCCTTCGCCTCCCTGGGATGGAGCATTCGCCTTTAGAGAGCTCAAGTCCTCAAGGGGAGGACCCGCCATCTCCTCTCGGCTTACTGAACCTTCCCAACGTg GACGACTCTCGCAGCCCCTCGACTTCGCGACGCAGCCCCGTTCCCTCGCTGCTCCGCCTCGCCACGGACCGGGATTCCAAGCACTCCTCGCTTTCTCTCGACCTCAACGCCAACGAGAACGACGCGTCCGAGCAGAGCGGTTCAGAAAGCATCGAGGATGGTA TGGAGGAGCGAGTGGGTTTGACCCAGGTGCCGGCAGGTCGACTTTATGTAAACAAAGTGTTCCACATTAGCGCACAAAAGATGTTTGACCTGCTCTTCAGCGACTCCAGCTTCCTCCGCAGGTTCATGGACatcaggaaaacaacca ATGCCAGCTCTACTGCTTGGCAAAAAGACGCCGCCGGAAACATGAAGAGGACTCTGACCTACACAATAACCATTAGCAACCCTCTGATTGGCAAGTTCTCCACCGCTACGGAGTACCAG ACGTTGTACAAAGAATCCAGGGATGGTCAGTATTACCTCCTGGACTCGGAGGTGTACACTCACGACGTTCCCTATCACGATTACTTCTACACTCAAAATCGGTACTACATAATGAGTAACTCGAAGCGGAAGTGTCGACTAAG AGTCTACACAGATGTGAAATACAAGAAGCAGCCATGGGGCCTGGTCAAGTCCTTCATCACCAAAAACTCCTGGAGCGGCATAGAAGAGAACTTCCGACAGCTCG AGGCAGAACTGCTGGAGGAGGAAGCGGAGATGAATCAAGGAGGCGGAGACTCTGGGAAGATGGGCGGGCttcggaggaggaggcggactTATAGCCGGACTATGCCAGAGCACATGAAGCTCAACAAGCAGTACGGGCAAGACCCTGACCAGCACAGAGATGGCAACATGG GCCCCATGGAAATCAACAGCATGCACCGATGGAACACCACGACATTAGTGGCTGGGATGAGTGTGAT TTTGCTGATTCTGACGGTGATGAATCTGGGTCTGTTCTTCAAGTTGTGGGCCATGGAGGACGTCGCCCACCGCATGTACCTGAGCACAAAGCATCGGCTGAGGGAGAGGAGTGAGGCCAG CTTAGCCCCTGAATATGCGGCCAGACAGGGACCAGGGTATCGGACCATAGAGGATGCGCAGCTGCTAAAAACTGTGCTGCAGGACTCCATCAACCTTTTAGAGCAG CTCCGCAGCTCTCTGGTGGTGCTGCAGCAGAACTTTGCTTTGGCCAATCGCACGGCAGCACCACAGTGA
- the gramd1c gene encoding protein Aster-C isoform X1 has translation MRATDDMTTPFRYVPRHGKTTETLGPLRVRAAEQMDQGSNRSGVGSDYITDESTSMVDVRWSSDEEEYQWRSHVLPQGSDPQGPCLAAPQTPLPNYKQRFDEFRKLFKELPESERLIVDYPCALQRDILLQGRLYLAENWLCFYSNVFRGTKIVLTLKDIMAMTREKTARLIPNAIQICTNTDKFFFTSFSAREKSYQGVFRMWQNTLLDKPMTSLELWQMVKQHYGHDLGLSHEEMENLQISAESSMQTSLSPRPGGDEGRLDRPPTLRLPGMEHSPLESSSPQGEDPPSPLGLLNLPNVDDSRSPSTSRRSPVPSLLRLATDRDSKHSSLSLDLNANENDASEQSGSESIEDGMEERVGLTQVPAGRLYVNKVFHISAQKMFDLLFSDSSFLRRFMDIRKTTNASSTAWQKDAAGNMKRTLTYTITISNPLIGKFSTATEYQTLYKESRDGQYYLLDSEVYTHDVPYHDYFYTQNRYYIMSNSKRKCRLRVYTDVKYKKQPWGLVKSFITKNSWSGIEENFRQLEAELLEEEAEMNQGGGDSGKMGGLRRRRRTYSRTMPEHMKLNKQYGQDPDQHRDGNMGPMEINSMHRWNTTTLVAGMSVILLILTVMNLGLFFKLWAMEDVAHRMYLSTKHRLRERSEASLAPEYAARQGPGYRTIEDAQLLKTVLQDSINLLEQLRSSLVVLQQNFALANRTAAPQ, from the exons GATGAGGAAGAG TATCAGTGGCGTTCACATGTGCTCCCCCAGGGCTCCGACCCTCAGGGGCCGTGTCTCGCGGCACCTCAGACTCCTCTGCCCAACTACAAACAGAGGTTTGATGAATTTAGGAAGCTGTTCAAAGAGCTGCCGGAGTCAGAGAGACTCATAGTGG actACCCGTGTGCCCTCCAGCGGGACATCCTCCTTCAGGGACGCCTCTACCTCGCAGAGAACTGGCTCTGTTTCTACAGCAATGTGTTTCGTGGTACGAAG attgtaCTGACTCTTAAAGACATCATGGCTATGACCAGAGAGAAAACCGCTCGTCTGATTCCCAATGCAATCCAGAtctgcacaaacacagacaag TTCTTCTTCACATCCTTCTCGGCAAGAGAGAAAAGTTACCAGGGTGTTTTCCGCATGTGGCAAAACACACTGTTGGACAAG CCTATGACCAGCTTGGAGTTGTGGCAGATGGTTAAACAGCATTATGGGCATGACCTGGGCCTGAGCCATGAAGAGATGGAGAACTTACAGATATCGGCAGAATCGAGCATGCAGACCAG cCTGTCACCGAGGCCTGGTGGTGATGAGGGGAGGCTGGATCGCCCCCCGACCCTTCGCCTCCCTGGGATGGAGCATTCGCCTTTAGAGAGCTCAAGTCCTCAAGGGGAGGACCCGCCATCTCCTCTCGGCTTACTGAACCTTCCCAACGTg GACGACTCTCGCAGCCCCTCGACTTCGCGACGCAGCCCCGTTCCCTCGCTGCTCCGCCTCGCCACGGACCGGGATTCCAAGCACTCCTCGCTTTCTCTCGACCTCAACGCCAACGAGAACGACGCGTCCGAGCAGAGCGGTTCAGAAAGCATCGAGGATGGTA TGGAGGAGCGAGTGGGTTTGACCCAGGTGCCGGCAGGTCGACTTTATGTAAACAAAGTGTTCCACATTAGCGCACAAAAGATGTTTGACCTGCTCTTCAGCGACTCCAGCTTCCTCCGCAGGTTCATGGACatcaggaaaacaacca ATGCCAGCTCTACTGCTTGGCAAAAAGACGCCGCCGGAAACATGAAGAGGACTCTGACCTACACAATAACCATTAGCAACCCTCTGATTGGCAAGTTCTCCACCGCTACGGAGTACCAG ACGTTGTACAAAGAATCCAGGGATGGTCAGTATTACCTCCTGGACTCGGAGGTGTACACTCACGACGTTCCCTATCACGATTACTTCTACACTCAAAATCGGTACTACATAATGAGTAACTCGAAGCGGAAGTGTCGACTAAG AGTCTACACAGATGTGAAATACAAGAAGCAGCCATGGGGCCTGGTCAAGTCCTTCATCACCAAAAACTCCTGGAGCGGCATAGAAGAGAACTTCCGACAGCTCG AGGCAGAACTGCTGGAGGAGGAAGCGGAGATGAATCAAGGAGGCGGAGACTCTGGGAAGATGGGCGGGCttcggaggaggaggcggactTATAGCCGGACTATGCCAGAGCACATGAAGCTCAACAAGCAGTACGGGCAAGACCCTGACCAGCACAGAGATGGCAACATGG GCCCCATGGAAATCAACAGCATGCACCGATGGAACACCACGACATTAGTGGCTGGGATGAGTGTGAT TTTGCTGATTCTGACGGTGATGAATCTGGGTCTGTTCTTCAAGTTGTGGGCCATGGAGGACGTCGCCCACCGCATGTACCTGAGCACAAAGCATCGGCTGAGGGAGAGGAGTGAGGCCAG CTTAGCCCCTGAATATGCGGCCAGACAGGGACCAGGGTATCGGACCATAGAGGATGCGCAGCTGCTAAAAACTGTGCTGCAGGACTCCATCAACCTTTTAGAGCAG CTCCGCAGCTCTCTGGTGGTGCTGCAGCAGAACTTTGCTTTGGCCAATCGCACGGCAGCACCACAGTGA
- the zdhhc23b gene encoding palmitoyltransferase ZDHHC23-B, translating to MKKRANKVPEEEGTLCCCEYVNRLGERSHVGACCCDCEDLDDACDRFLKREPQKPESLSRVAAVFTDRVRVPWLWGGARKVELSIIPPLILLPVLLHLAALHFLLGLVSLTALPGLVLWYYYFTHRKKGRTLFFLSLALFSLGYMYFLFITEVLPRGDVGLVQLAVITVGVILTVVALVHTKREPGIVRPNQEAVHSTVTYHGPLADRDPAVNGGRQEVTMTAASRAGSSEHVGVELKESGRRNWCPVCRVVRPPRAGHCRICGVCVLRLDHHCVWINSCVGQANHRSFLLTLVLFLSTSLYGISLVLQSVCPNQHLFTALLYCPGVYNQYSAALCFTCAWYSSIVTCGLVHLLAMQLINVSYNVTEREARTALRDKTARSAYWGLVVDTGVYSRGFRGNWAEFMTMEEKLNSPSPVSTDLVALLGVGIEEKCENE from the exons ATGAAGAAGCGAGCCAACAAAGTGCCGGAGGAGGAGGGGACCTTGTGCTGCTGCGAGTATGTGAACAGACTCGGAGAGCGCAGCCATGTGGGAGCCTGCTGCTGCGACTGTGAGGACCTGGATGACGCCTGTGACAG atttctgaAGAGGGAGCCTCAGAAACCTGAGTCCCTGTCTCGTGTGGCTGCAGTCTTCACAGACCGGGTTCGTGTGCCCTGGCTGTGGGGCGGAGCCCGTAAAGTGGAACTGTCCATCATCCCTCCTCTTATTCTCCTCCCGGTCCTGCTGCACCTCGCTGCTCTCCACTTCCTACTCGGCTTGGTGTCTCTGACAGCTCTGCCCGGCCTGGTGCTGTGGTACTACTATTTCACCCACCGCAAGAAGGGGCGGACGCTCTTCTTCCTCAGCCTGGCCCTCTTCTCCCTGGGGTACATGTACTTTTTATTCATCACTGAGGTGCTTCCCCGCGGAGATGTTGGCCTGGTCCAGCTTGCGGTGATCACTGTAGGGGTCATACTCACCGTAGTAGCCCTTGTCCACACCAAGAGAGAGCCTGGCATTGTGCGGCCAAACCAAGAGGCCGTCCACAGCACGGTGACGTATCACGGCCCTCTGGCAGACAGAGACCCTGCCGTCAACGGGGGGAGGCAGGAGGTGACGATGACGGCGGCCAGCCGGGCGGGATCGTCGGAGCATGTGGGGGTGGAGCTGAAGGAAAGCGGCCGAAGGAACTGGTGTCCGGTGTGCAGGGTGGTGCGGCCCCCGAGGGCGGGACATTGTCGGATCTGTGGTGTCTGCGTGCTGCGACTCGACCACCACTGTGTCTG GATAAACAGCTGTGTGGGGCAGGCCAATCACCGCAGCTTCCTGCTCACGCTCGTCCTCTTCCTGTCGACGTCCCTGTACGGGATCAGCCTGGTGCTGCAGAGTGTTTGCCCGAATCAACACCTCTTCACCGCTCTCCTCTACTGCCCGGGGGTCTACAACCAGTACAG CGCTGCCCTTTGCTTCACCTGTGCGTGGTACAGCAGCATCGTGACATGTGGGCTGGTCCACCTGCTGGCGATGCAGCTCATCAACGTCAGCTACAACGTGACCGAGCGCGAGGCACGCACTGCCCTGCGGGACAAAACCGCTCGGAGCGCCTACTGGGGACTCGTCGTGGACACCGGCGTCTACTCTCGAGGTTTCCGTGGAAACTGGGCAGAGTTCATGACCATGGAGGAAAAGCTGAATTCACCCTCTCCCGTCTCAACAGACCTGGT TGCCTTGCTGGGAGTCGGAATAGAAGAAAAATGTGAGAATGAGTAA
- the gramd1c gene encoding protein Aster-C isoform X2 has translation MRATDDMTTPFRYVPRHGKTTETLGPLRVRAAEQMDQGSNRSGVGSDYITDESTSMVDVRWSSDEEEGSDPQGPCLAAPQTPLPNYKQRFDEFRKLFKELPESERLIVDYPCALQRDILLQGRLYLAENWLCFYSNVFRGTKIVLTLKDIMAMTREKTARLIPNAIQICTNTDKFFFTSFSAREKSYQGVFRMWQNTLLDKPMTSLELWQMVKQHYGHDLGLSHEEMENLQISAESSMQTSLSPRPGGDEGRLDRPPTLRLPGMEHSPLESSSPQGEDPPSPLGLLNLPNVDDSRSPSTSRRSPVPSLLRLATDRDSKHSSLSLDLNANENDASEQSGSESIEDGMEERVGLTQVPAGRLYVNKVFHISAQKMFDLLFSDSSFLRRFMDIRKTTNASSTAWQKDAAGNMKRTLTYTITISNPLIGKFSTATEYQTLYKESRDGQYYLLDSEVYTHDVPYHDYFYTQNRYYIMSNSKRKCRLRVYTDVKYKKQPWGLVKSFITKNSWSGIEENFRQLEAELLEEEAEMNQGGGDSGKMGGLRRRRRTYSRTMPEHMKLNKQYGQDPDQHRDGNMGPMEINSMHRWNTTTLVAGMSVILLILTVMNLGLFFKLWAMEDVAHRMYLSTKHRLRERSEASLAPEYAARQGPGYRTIEDAQLLKTVLQDSINLLEQLRSSLVVLQQNFALANRTAAPQ, from the exons GATGAGGAAGAG GGCTCCGACCCTCAGGGGCCGTGTCTCGCGGCACCTCAGACTCCTCTGCCCAACTACAAACAGAGGTTTGATGAATTTAGGAAGCTGTTCAAAGAGCTGCCGGAGTCAGAGAGACTCATAGTGG actACCCGTGTGCCCTCCAGCGGGACATCCTCCTTCAGGGACGCCTCTACCTCGCAGAGAACTGGCTCTGTTTCTACAGCAATGTGTTTCGTGGTACGAAG attgtaCTGACTCTTAAAGACATCATGGCTATGACCAGAGAGAAAACCGCTCGTCTGATTCCCAATGCAATCCAGAtctgcacaaacacagacaag TTCTTCTTCACATCCTTCTCGGCAAGAGAGAAAAGTTACCAGGGTGTTTTCCGCATGTGGCAAAACACACTGTTGGACAAG CCTATGACCAGCTTGGAGTTGTGGCAGATGGTTAAACAGCATTATGGGCATGACCTGGGCCTGAGCCATGAAGAGATGGAGAACTTACAGATATCGGCAGAATCGAGCATGCAGACCAG cCTGTCACCGAGGCCTGGTGGTGATGAGGGGAGGCTGGATCGCCCCCCGACCCTTCGCCTCCCTGGGATGGAGCATTCGCCTTTAGAGAGCTCAAGTCCTCAAGGGGAGGACCCGCCATCTCCTCTCGGCTTACTGAACCTTCCCAACGTg GACGACTCTCGCAGCCCCTCGACTTCGCGACGCAGCCCCGTTCCCTCGCTGCTCCGCCTCGCCACGGACCGGGATTCCAAGCACTCCTCGCTTTCTCTCGACCTCAACGCCAACGAGAACGACGCGTCCGAGCAGAGCGGTTCAGAAAGCATCGAGGATGGTA TGGAGGAGCGAGTGGGTTTGACCCAGGTGCCGGCAGGTCGACTTTATGTAAACAAAGTGTTCCACATTAGCGCACAAAAGATGTTTGACCTGCTCTTCAGCGACTCCAGCTTCCTCCGCAGGTTCATGGACatcaggaaaacaacca ATGCCAGCTCTACTGCTTGGCAAAAAGACGCCGCCGGAAACATGAAGAGGACTCTGACCTACACAATAACCATTAGCAACCCTCTGATTGGCAAGTTCTCCACCGCTACGGAGTACCAG ACGTTGTACAAAGAATCCAGGGATGGTCAGTATTACCTCCTGGACTCGGAGGTGTACACTCACGACGTTCCCTATCACGATTACTTCTACACTCAAAATCGGTACTACATAATGAGTAACTCGAAGCGGAAGTGTCGACTAAG AGTCTACACAGATGTGAAATACAAGAAGCAGCCATGGGGCCTGGTCAAGTCCTTCATCACCAAAAACTCCTGGAGCGGCATAGAAGAGAACTTCCGACAGCTCG AGGCAGAACTGCTGGAGGAGGAAGCGGAGATGAATCAAGGAGGCGGAGACTCTGGGAAGATGGGCGGGCttcggaggaggaggcggactTATAGCCGGACTATGCCAGAGCACATGAAGCTCAACAAGCAGTACGGGCAAGACCCTGACCAGCACAGAGATGGCAACATGG GCCCCATGGAAATCAACAGCATGCACCGATGGAACACCACGACATTAGTGGCTGGGATGAGTGTGAT TTTGCTGATTCTGACGGTGATGAATCTGGGTCTGTTCTTCAAGTTGTGGGCCATGGAGGACGTCGCCCACCGCATGTACCTGAGCACAAAGCATCGGCTGAGGGAGAGGAGTGAGGCCAG CTTAGCCCCTGAATATGCGGCCAGACAGGGACCAGGGTATCGGACCATAGAGGATGCGCAGCTGCTAAAAACTGTGCTGCAGGACTCCATCAACCTTTTAGAGCAG CTCCGCAGCTCTCTGGTGGTGCTGCAGCAGAACTTTGCTTTGGCCAATCGCACGGCAGCACCACAGTGA
- the gramd1c gene encoding protein Aster-C isoform X4 — translation MRATDDMTTPFRAAEQMDQGSNRSGVGSDYITDESTSMVDVRWSSDEEEGSDPQGPCLAAPQTPLPNYKQRFDEFRKLFKELPESERLIVDYPCALQRDILLQGRLYLAENWLCFYSNVFRGTKIVLTLKDIMAMTREKTARLIPNAIQICTNTDKFFFTSFSAREKSYQGVFRMWQNTLLDKPMTSLELWQMVKQHYGHDLGLSHEEMENLQISAESSMQTSLSPRPGGDEGRLDRPPTLRLPGMEHSPLESSSPQGEDPPSPLGLLNLPNVDDSRSPSTSRRSPVPSLLRLATDRDSKHSSLSLDLNANENDASEQSGSESIEDGMEERVGLTQVPAGRLYVNKVFHISAQKMFDLLFSDSSFLRRFMDIRKTTNASSTAWQKDAAGNMKRTLTYTITISNPLIGKFSTATEYQTLYKESRDGQYYLLDSEVYTHDVPYHDYFYTQNRYYIMSNSKRKCRLRVYTDVKYKKQPWGLVKSFITKNSWSGIEENFRQLEAELLEEEAEMNQGGGDSGKMGGLRRRRRTYSRTMPEHMKLNKQYGQDPDQHRDGNMGPMEINSMHRWNTTTLVAGMSVILLILTVMNLGLFFKLWAMEDVAHRMYLSTKHRLRERSEASLAPEYAARQGPGYRTIEDAQLLKTVLQDSINLLEQLRSSLVVLQQNFALANRTAAPQ, via the exons GATGAGGAAGAG GGCTCCGACCCTCAGGGGCCGTGTCTCGCGGCACCTCAGACTCCTCTGCCCAACTACAAACAGAGGTTTGATGAATTTAGGAAGCTGTTCAAAGAGCTGCCGGAGTCAGAGAGACTCATAGTGG actACCCGTGTGCCCTCCAGCGGGACATCCTCCTTCAGGGACGCCTCTACCTCGCAGAGAACTGGCTCTGTTTCTACAGCAATGTGTTTCGTGGTACGAAG attgtaCTGACTCTTAAAGACATCATGGCTATGACCAGAGAGAAAACCGCTCGTCTGATTCCCAATGCAATCCAGAtctgcacaaacacagacaag TTCTTCTTCACATCCTTCTCGGCAAGAGAGAAAAGTTACCAGGGTGTTTTCCGCATGTGGCAAAACACACTGTTGGACAAG CCTATGACCAGCTTGGAGTTGTGGCAGATGGTTAAACAGCATTATGGGCATGACCTGGGCCTGAGCCATGAAGAGATGGAGAACTTACAGATATCGGCAGAATCGAGCATGCAGACCAG cCTGTCACCGAGGCCTGGTGGTGATGAGGGGAGGCTGGATCGCCCCCCGACCCTTCGCCTCCCTGGGATGGAGCATTCGCCTTTAGAGAGCTCAAGTCCTCAAGGGGAGGACCCGCCATCTCCTCTCGGCTTACTGAACCTTCCCAACGTg GACGACTCTCGCAGCCCCTCGACTTCGCGACGCAGCCCCGTTCCCTCGCTGCTCCGCCTCGCCACGGACCGGGATTCCAAGCACTCCTCGCTTTCTCTCGACCTCAACGCCAACGAGAACGACGCGTCCGAGCAGAGCGGTTCAGAAAGCATCGAGGATGGTA TGGAGGAGCGAGTGGGTTTGACCCAGGTGCCGGCAGGTCGACTTTATGTAAACAAAGTGTTCCACATTAGCGCACAAAAGATGTTTGACCTGCTCTTCAGCGACTCCAGCTTCCTCCGCAGGTTCATGGACatcaggaaaacaacca ATGCCAGCTCTACTGCTTGGCAAAAAGACGCCGCCGGAAACATGAAGAGGACTCTGACCTACACAATAACCATTAGCAACCCTCTGATTGGCAAGTTCTCCACCGCTACGGAGTACCAG ACGTTGTACAAAGAATCCAGGGATGGTCAGTATTACCTCCTGGACTCGGAGGTGTACACTCACGACGTTCCCTATCACGATTACTTCTACACTCAAAATCGGTACTACATAATGAGTAACTCGAAGCGGAAGTGTCGACTAAG AGTCTACACAGATGTGAAATACAAGAAGCAGCCATGGGGCCTGGTCAAGTCCTTCATCACCAAAAACTCCTGGAGCGGCATAGAAGAGAACTTCCGACAGCTCG AGGCAGAACTGCTGGAGGAGGAAGCGGAGATGAATCAAGGAGGCGGAGACTCTGGGAAGATGGGCGGGCttcggaggaggaggcggactTATAGCCGGACTATGCCAGAGCACATGAAGCTCAACAAGCAGTACGGGCAAGACCCTGACCAGCACAGAGATGGCAACATGG GCCCCATGGAAATCAACAGCATGCACCGATGGAACACCACGACATTAGTGGCTGGGATGAGTGTGAT TTTGCTGATTCTGACGGTGATGAATCTGGGTCTGTTCTTCAAGTTGTGGGCCATGGAGGACGTCGCCCACCGCATGTACCTGAGCACAAAGCATCGGCTGAGGGAGAGGAGTGAGGCCAG CTTAGCCCCTGAATATGCGGCCAGACAGGGACCAGGGTATCGGACCATAGAGGATGCGCAGCTGCTAAAAACTGTGCTGCAGGACTCCATCAACCTTTTAGAGCAG CTCCGCAGCTCTCTGGTGGTGCTGCAGCAGAACTTTGCTTTGGCCAATCGCACGGCAGCACCACAGTGA